The sequence TCCGGCCCGGCTGTCCGGCGCGCGGGGTGTCCGGCCCGGTTCACCGCACCGACGGGCCGCGCAGATACGTTCCGTCCGCGTCGTACGGCCAGCCGTTGGCGACACAGCCCTTCAGCCCGTCGATCTGCTGCATCATCGCGGGGGCCCGGCGTCCCGCCCCCGGACAGGTTCGTGGCCGTGGCCGAGCCAGTGCCCGACCTCGTGGTTGATGATCAGCGCGCGGTAGTCGTGGATCGGCCCGTCGAACCGGGGCGAGCCCTTGATCCACCGCTTGAGGTTCACCACGACCGTCGTGCCGATCCGGCAGTTGACCTCGCCGCGGGTCCGCAGCCCGTACGCGCCGCAGAGCTTGTCGACGGTGTCGGGCGTGGCGATCCGGATCACCAGCCCGGCCGGTCCCGAGGAGATCTGCCGGAAGGCGTCGTCGCCCGGCCCGGTCCAGCCGCGCGGATCGCCGAAGATCTCGCTGATCTCCGCCGCCGCGGGCCCGGCGGTGAGCCCGCTGCCCCGCTCCACCTCGACCCGGTAGTGGTGGACCTCTCCCTTGCCCTGGGTGCCGCCGACGGGCCGCGCCACGGTGAACCGGCCGGAGGCGGAACGCGGTACGGAGCCGGCGGGCGGCTCGGCGGTGTCGTCCGCGTCGGCCGTGGGCGAGACGGCGGGGGGCGGCTTCGGGGTGGTGGCGGGCTTCGCGGAGTCGGCCGAGTCCGCGGAGTCCGCAGGGCCTGAGCCGGCCGAGGCACCCGCGGCGGCCGGGGACTTCGCCTCCCCGCCCCATGGACCGGTCAGCAGCGCCAGGGCCACCAGCACCGCCGGGACCGCCGTCGCCCCCAGCACCCGTATCCGCGTCCGGGCCCGCCGGGCCTCGCGCCGCGTGCGCCGCCCGCGCCCCGTGCCCCGCCCCTGCCCCGCTGCACGGCGCGTACGCCGTCCGCCCTGCTCAGCCACCACGGACAGAGGTCTCCTTCGCGTTCAGGTGTTCCGCTTCTCACCGTTACTGAGTGCCTCCGGGGCCAAAAGGTTGTGGGTGACTTGGACGGCCCCCGATGTGCCGGCCGCTCTTACGCCGCCGTGAGGGCGATCCGGCCGGACTGCTTGAATGGGAGGGTGACCCGAGCCTCCCTGGAAAAGCAGCCGCACGAAGTCGCCTCGATGTTCGACGACGTGGCCAGACGCTATGACCTGACCAACGACGTGATCTCACTCGGACAGGCCAGGCTCTGGCGCAAGGAGGTCGCGAAGGCGGTGGACGCCCGCCCGGCCCAG is a genomic window of Streptomyces sp. NBC_01237 containing:
- a CDS encoding DUF3152 domain-containing protein yields the protein MVAEQGGRRTRRAAGQGRGTGRGRRTRREARRARTRIRVLGATAVPAVLVALALLTGPWGGEAKSPAAAGASAGSGPADSADSADSAKPATTPKPPPAVSPTADADDTAEPPAGSVPRSASGRFTVARPVGGTQGKGEVHHYRVEVERGSGLTAGPAAAEISEIFGDPRGWTGPGDDAFRQISSGPAGLVIRIATPDTVDKLCGAYGLRTRGEVNCRIGTTVVVNLKRWIKGSPRFDGPIHDYRALIINHEVGHWLGHGHEPVRGRDAGPPR